In Cicer arietinum cultivar CDC Frontier isolate Library 1 chromosome 7, Cicar.CDCFrontier_v2.0, whole genome shotgun sequence, a single window of DNA contains:
- the LOC101514630 gene encoding kinesin-like protein KIN-7F isoform X8, with amino-acid sequence MRDWNHFIELISFCETQRQIGETSLNEASSRSHQILRLTIESSAREFFGNDKLSSLAASVNFIDLAGSERASQTNSAGARLKEGCHINRSLLTLGTVIRKLSKGRNGHIPFRDSKLTRILQSSIGGNARTAIICTMSPARSYVEQTRNTLLFACCAKEVATNAKVNVVMSDKLLVKQLQRELARLEGELRNSGSTLRKSDSAALLREKDLQIEMLKKEIMDLAFQRDLAHSQIKDMLQVGGDDMFSSDFESLDPQYPKLRVRSSMDFENQTTEPNLLAFDGLESVRSFDASQYSDGLSVSSEENYFQLPDLEKSLPIRKSFQGLSVVSYNDVTSDSDKNIVQEQLDDKVCESCKEVRCIEPEDPITNTHTHSNSIDMSPNKDMNSNASSPGANTIVSGLTKVDNIDKENKDLSSFELKENKELNRLDQGFFLLSSEKISPLLVEKNASRSRTLKLTRSRSCKPSLMKDSSSDWFDHDEIIQNTLPIGSQKDYIGRLEDFQKKTYILKYNPNAERLSWAGYGICERCSTADIQNVKSSFELEIGDDSDLSPVRKEKKELGRSNLLENNEVPDTGVKSTVSAKKFKNVGFNTLQSGEEKHLDWSSEFKQLQKEIIELWHSCNVSLVHRTYFFLLFKGDPSDSIYMEVELRRLSYLKENQILEDGRTLTPESSKRYLRRERQMLSKQMQRKLSKSDRENMYLKWGIRMSSKHRRLQLAHHLWSETEDINHIRESATIVAKLVGSVEPDQAFKEMFGLNFAPRRRRKKSFGWTSSMKHIL; translated from the exons ATGCGTGACTGGAACCATTTTATAGAACTTATTTCTTTCTGTGAAA CCCAAAGGCAGATAGGGGAGACATCCTTGAATGAAGCAAGCTCGAGATCCCATCAAATTCTAAGACTG ACAATTGAAAGTTCTGCACGTGAATTTTTTGGAAATGACAAATTGAGCTCTCTTGCCGCGTCTGTG AATTTTATTGATCTTGCTGGAAGTGAGCGGGCATCACAAACTAATTCAGCTGGTGCAAGATTGAAAGAGGGATGCCACATAAACCGTAGTTTACTGACTCTAGGAACTGTCATCCGCAAACTCAG CAAGGGTAGAAATGGACACATCCCTTTCAGAGATTCAAAGCTAACTCGCATACTGCAGTCCTCAATAGGAGGCAATGCTAGAACAGCAATCATCTGTACCATGAGTCCTGCACGGAGCTATGTTGAACAAACTAGAAACACCCTCTTATTTGCATGTTGTGCTAAAGAAGTGGCAACTAATGCAAAAGTCAATGTAGTGATGTCTGATAAATTGTTAGTCAAGCAATTGCAAAGAGAGTTGGCTAGGCTGGAAGGTGAGTTGAGAAATTCAGGGTCAACCCTCCGTAAATCTGATTCTGCAGCATTGCTGAGGGAAAAAGACCTCCAAATTGAGATG TTAAAGAAAGAGATAATGGATCTGGCTTTCCAGCGAGACCTTGCCCACTCTCAAATTAAGGACATGCTTCAAGTGGGTGGAGACGATATGTTTTCAAGTGATTTC GAAAGTTTGGATCCTCAATATCCAAAATTACGTGTGCGAAGTTCAATGGACTTTGAAAATCAAACAACAGAACCAAACTTATTAGCTTTTGACGGCTTGGAGAGTGTTAGATCTTTTGATGCTTCTCAATATTCAGATGGACTTAGTGTTAGTTCCGAAGAGAATTATTTCCAGCTCCCTGATTTGGAAAAGAGTCTTCCCATAAGGAAATCTTTCCAAGGGCTGTCAGTTGTAAGTTATAATGATGTAACGAGTGATTCAGATAAGAATATAGTTCAAGAACAGCTAGATGATAAGGTATGCGAAAGTTGTAAGGAAGTTAGGTGCATTGAGCCAGAAGATCCAATTACAAACACACATACACACTCAAATTCAATAGATATGAGTCCAAATAAAGACATGAACTCTAATGCATCATCTCCGGGGGCAAATACAATTGTCTCAGGATTGACAAAAGTTGATAACATAGACAAAGAAAATAAAGACTTGTCTTCTTTTGAATTAAAGGAAAACAAAGAATTGAATCGCTTGGACCAAGGTTTCTTTCTTCTCTCTTCAGAGAAAATAAGTCCATTGCTGGTAGAAAAAAATGCATCTAGATCTAGAACCTTGAAATTGACTAGAAGCAGAAGTTGTAAACCAAGTCTCATGAAGGACTCATCTTCAGATTGGTTTGACCACGACGAAATAATTCAGAACACCCTCCCAATAGGGTCCCAAAAAGACTACATCGGCAGACTTGAAGACTTTCAAAAGAAGAcctatatactaaaatataatccCAATGCTGAGAGGTTATCCTGGGCTGGTTATGGGATTTGCGAGAGATGTTCTACCGCTGACATACAAAACGTTAAATCATCATTTGAGTTGGAAATTGGTGATGATAGTGATTTATCTCCAGtaagaaaggaaaagaaagaactTGGACGTTCAAATCTACTGGAAAACAACGAG GTTCCAGACACAGGAGTTAAGTCAACTGTTTCtgcaaaaaaattcaaaaatgttGGGTTCAACACATTGCAATCTGGTGAAGAAAAACATTTGGACTGGTCTTCAGAATTTAAGCAGTTGCAGAAAGAGATTATTGAACTCTGGCATTCTTGTAATGTTTCATTGGTCCACAGGACTTACTTTTTCCTTCTATTCAAAGGGGACCCGTCAGATTCTATTTATATGGAGGTAGAGCTGAGAAGGCTGTCCTATCTCAAAGAGAATCAAATTTTGGAAGATGGACGAACCCTTACCCCTGAATCAAG CAAGAGATACCTTAGAAGAGAGAGACAAATGTTGAGCAAGCAAATGCAGAGGAAGTTGTCAAAATCTGATAGAGAGAACATGTATTTGAAGTGGGGTATTCGTATGAGTTCAAAACATAGGAGGTTGCAATTGGCACATCACCTATGGTCTGAAACAGAAGATATAAACCACATTAGAGAGAGTGCCACAATTGTTGCAAAGCTTGTTGGTTCAGTAGAGCCAGATCAGGCTTTCAAGGAGATGTTTGGCCTCAACTTTGCACCAAGACGCAGAAGAAAGAAATCTTTTGGTTGGACATCCAGTATGAAGCATATTTTGTAA
- the LOC101514630 gene encoding kinesin-like protein KIN-7G isoform X3 produces the protein MDSNSGEEAMQGSTGSEERIVVSVRVRPLNDKELAKNDLSEWECIDDTTIMYRSNLSASERSLYPTTYTFDRVFRADCPTRQVYEAAAKEVALCVLDGINSSIFAYGQTSSGKTYTMSGITGYFLQHKEREFVLKFSAMEIYNESVRDLLSTDSTPLRLLDDPEKGTVVEKLTEETMRDWNHFIELISFCETQRQIGETSLNEASSRSHQILRLTIESSAREFFGNDKLSSLAASVNFIDLAGSERASQTNSAGARLKEGCHINRSLLTLGTVIRKLSKGRNGHIPFRDSKLTRILQSSIGGNARTAIICTMSPARSYVEQTRNTLLFACCAKEVATNAKVNVVMSDKLLVKQLQRELARLEGELRNSGSTLRKSDSAALLREKDLQIEMLKKEIMDLAFQRDLAHSQIKDMLQVGGDDMFSSDFESLDPQYPKLRVRSSMDFENQTTEPNLLAFDGLESVRSFDASQYSDGLSVSSEENYFQLPDLEKSLPIRKSFQGLSVVSYNDVTSDSDKNIVQEQLDDKVCESCKEVRCIEPEDPITNTHTHSNSIDMSPNKDMNSNASSPGANTIVSGLTKVDNIDKENKDLSSFELKENKELNRLDQGFFLLSSEKISPLLVEKNASRSRTLKLTRSRSCKPSLMKDSSSDWFDHDEIIQNTLPIGSQKDYIGRLEDFQKKTYILKYNPNAERLSWAGYGICERCSTADIQNVKSSFELEIGDDSDLSPVRKEKKELGRSNLLENNEVPDTGVKSTVSAKKFKNVGFNTLQSGEEKHLDWSSEFKQLQKEIIELWHSCNVSLVHRTYFFLLFKGDPSDSIYMEVELRRLSYLKENQILEDGRTLTPESSKRYLRRERQMLSKQMQRKLSKSDRENMYLKWGIRMSSKHRRLQLAHHLWSETEDINHIRESATIVAKLVGSVEPDQAFKEMFGLNFAPRRRRKKSFGWTSSMKHIL, from the exons ATGGATTCCAATTCAGGGGAGGAGGCAATGCAAGGCTCAACAGGCAGTGAGGAGAGAATTGTTGTTTCTGTTCGTGTGAGACCATTGAATGATAAGGAGCTAGCAAAAAATGATCTGTCTGAATGGGAATGTATTGATGATACTACCATCATGTACAGGAGCAACCTTTCAGCTTCCGAAAGGTCTCTATATCCAACAACCTATACATTTG ACCGAGTATTTAGGGCTGATTGCCCCACAAGGCAGGTGTATGAAGCAGCGGCTAAGGAGGTAGCTCTTTGTGTTCTCGATGGCATCAATT CTAGCATTTTCGCATACGGACAAACAAGCAGTGGAAAGACATACACCATGAGCGGTATAACTGG ATATTTTTTACAGCACAAAGAAAGGGAATTTGTCTTAAAGTTTTCAGCAATGGAGATCTATAATGAATCTGTTAGGGACCTTCTTAGTACCGACAGTACACCTCTCAGACTTCTTGATGATCCAGAG AAAGGCACAGTTGTTGAGAAACTAACGGAGGAAACTATGCGTGACTGGAACCATTTTATAGAACTTATTTCTTTCTGTGAAA CCCAAAGGCAGATAGGGGAGACATCCTTGAATGAAGCAAGCTCGAGATCCCATCAAATTCTAAGACTG ACAATTGAAAGTTCTGCACGTGAATTTTTTGGAAATGACAAATTGAGCTCTCTTGCCGCGTCTGTG AATTTTATTGATCTTGCTGGAAGTGAGCGGGCATCACAAACTAATTCAGCTGGTGCAAGATTGAAAGAGGGATGCCACATAAACCGTAGTTTACTGACTCTAGGAACTGTCATCCGCAAACTCAG CAAGGGTAGAAATGGACACATCCCTTTCAGAGATTCAAAGCTAACTCGCATACTGCAGTCCTCAATAGGAGGCAATGCTAGAACAGCAATCATCTGTACCATGAGTCCTGCACGGAGCTATGTTGAACAAACTAGAAACACCCTCTTATTTGCATGTTGTGCTAAAGAAGTGGCAACTAATGCAAAAGTCAATGTAGTGATGTCTGATAAATTGTTAGTCAAGCAATTGCAAAGAGAGTTGGCTAGGCTGGAAGGTGAGTTGAGAAATTCAGGGTCAACCCTCCGTAAATCTGATTCTGCAGCATTGCTGAGGGAAAAAGACCTCCAAATTGAGATG TTAAAGAAAGAGATAATGGATCTGGCTTTCCAGCGAGACCTTGCCCACTCTCAAATTAAGGACATGCTTCAAGTGGGTGGAGACGATATGTTTTCAAGTGATTTC GAAAGTTTGGATCCTCAATATCCAAAATTACGTGTGCGAAGTTCAATGGACTTTGAAAATCAAACAACAGAACCAAACTTATTAGCTTTTGACGGCTTGGAGAGTGTTAGATCTTTTGATGCTTCTCAATATTCAGATGGACTTAGTGTTAGTTCCGAAGAGAATTATTTCCAGCTCCCTGATTTGGAAAAGAGTCTTCCCATAAGGAAATCTTTCCAAGGGCTGTCAGTTGTAAGTTATAATGATGTAACGAGTGATTCAGATAAGAATATAGTTCAAGAACAGCTAGATGATAAGGTATGCGAAAGTTGTAAGGAAGTTAGGTGCATTGAGCCAGAAGATCCAATTACAAACACACATACACACTCAAATTCAATAGATATGAGTCCAAATAAAGACATGAACTCTAATGCATCATCTCCGGGGGCAAATACAATTGTCTCAGGATTGACAAAAGTTGATAACATAGACAAAGAAAATAAAGACTTGTCTTCTTTTGAATTAAAGGAAAACAAAGAATTGAATCGCTTGGACCAAGGTTTCTTTCTTCTCTCTTCAGAGAAAATAAGTCCATTGCTGGTAGAAAAAAATGCATCTAGATCTAGAACCTTGAAATTGACTAGAAGCAGAAGTTGTAAACCAAGTCTCATGAAGGACTCATCTTCAGATTGGTTTGACCACGACGAAATAATTCAGAACACCCTCCCAATAGGGTCCCAAAAAGACTACATCGGCAGACTTGAAGACTTTCAAAAGAAGAcctatatactaaaatataatccCAATGCTGAGAGGTTATCCTGGGCTGGTTATGGGATTTGCGAGAGATGTTCTACCGCTGACATACAAAACGTTAAATCATCATTTGAGTTGGAAATTGGTGATGATAGTGATTTATCTCCAGtaagaaaggaaaagaaagaactTGGACGTTCAAATCTACTGGAAAACAACGAG GTTCCAGACACAGGAGTTAAGTCAACTGTTTCtgcaaaaaaattcaaaaatgttGGGTTCAACACATTGCAATCTGGTGAAGAAAAACATTTGGACTGGTCTTCAGAATTTAAGCAGTTGCAGAAAGAGATTATTGAACTCTGGCATTCTTGTAATGTTTCATTGGTCCACAGGACTTACTTTTTCCTTCTATTCAAAGGGGACCCGTCAGATTCTATTTATATGGAGGTAGAGCTGAGAAGGCTGTCCTATCTCAAAGAGAATCAAATTTTGGAAGATGGACGAACCCTTACCCCTGAATCAAG CAAGAGATACCTTAGAAGAGAGAGACAAATGTTGAGCAAGCAAATGCAGAGGAAGTTGTCAAAATCTGATAGAGAGAACATGTATTTGAAGTGGGGTATTCGTATGAGTTCAAAACATAGGAGGTTGCAATTGGCACATCACCTATGGTCTGAAACAGAAGATATAAACCACATTAGAGAGAGTGCCACAATTGTTGCAAAGCTTGTTGGTTCAGTAGAGCCAGATCAGGCTTTCAAGGAGATGTTTGGCCTCAACTTTGCACCAAGACGCAGAAGAAAGAAATCTTTTGGTTGGACATCCAGTATGAAGCATATTTTGTAA
- the LOC101514630 gene encoding kinesin-like protein KIN-7G isoform X2, producing the protein MDSNSGEEAMQGSTGSEERIVVSVRVRPLNDKELAKNDLSEWECIDDTTIMYRSNLSASERSLYPTTYTFDRVFRADCPTRQVYEAAAKEVALCVLDGINSSIFAYGQTSSGKTYTMSGITGYAVADIFNYIEKHKEREFVLKFSAMEIYNESVRDLLSTDSTPLRLLDDPEKGTVVEKLTEETMRDWNHFIELISFCETQRQIGETSLNEASSRSHQILRLTIESSAREFFGNDKLSSLAASVNFIDLAGSERASQTNSAGARLKEGCHINRSLLTLGTVIRKLSKGRNGHIPFRDSKLTRILQSSIGGNARTAIICTMSPARSYVEQTRNTLLFACCAKEVATNAKVNVVMSDKLLVKQLQRELARLEGELRNSGSTLRKSDSAALLREKDLQIEMLKKEIMDLAFQRDLAHSQIKDMLQVGGDDMFSSDFESLDPQYPKLRVRSSMDFENQTTEPNLLAFDGLESVRSFDASQYSDGLSVSSEENYFQLPDLEKSLPIRKSFQGLSVVSYNDVTSDSDKNIVQEQLDDKVCESCKEVRCIEPEDPITNTHTHSNSIDMSPNKDMNSNASSPGANTIVSGLTKVDNIDKENKDLSSFELKENKELNRLDQGFFLLSSEKISPLLVEKNASRSRTLKLTRSRSCKPSLMKDSSSDWFDHDEIIQNTLPIGSQKDYIGRLEDFQKKTYILKYNPNAERLSWAGYGICERCSTADIQNVKSSFELEIGDDSDLSPVRKEKKELGRSNLLENNEVPDTGVKSTVSAKKFKNVGFNTLQSGEEKHLDWSSEFKQLQKEIIELWHSCNVSLVHRTYFFLLFKGDPSDSIYMEVELRRLSYLKENQILEDGRTLTPESSKRYLRRERQMLSKQMQRKLSKSDRENMYLKWGIRMSSKHRRLQLAHHLWSETEDINHIRESATIVAKLVGSVEPDQAFKEMFGLNFAPRRRRKKSFGWTSSMKHIL; encoded by the exons ATGGATTCCAATTCAGGGGAGGAGGCAATGCAAGGCTCAACAGGCAGTGAGGAGAGAATTGTTGTTTCTGTTCGTGTGAGACCATTGAATGATAAGGAGCTAGCAAAAAATGATCTGTCTGAATGGGAATGTATTGATGATACTACCATCATGTACAGGAGCAACCTTTCAGCTTCCGAAAGGTCTCTATATCCAACAACCTATACATTTG ACCGAGTATTTAGGGCTGATTGCCCCACAAGGCAGGTGTATGAAGCAGCGGCTAAGGAGGTAGCTCTTTGTGTTCTCGATGGCATCAATT CTAGCATTTTCGCATACGGACAAACAAGCAGTGGAAAGACATACACCATGAGCGGTATAACTGGGTACGCCGTAGCtgacatttttaattatatagaaAAG CACAAAGAAAGGGAATTTGTCTTAAAGTTTTCAGCAATGGAGATCTATAATGAATCTGTTAGGGACCTTCTTAGTACCGACAGTACACCTCTCAGACTTCTTGATGATCCAGAG AAAGGCACAGTTGTTGAGAAACTAACGGAGGAAACTATGCGTGACTGGAACCATTTTATAGAACTTATTTCTTTCTGTGAAA CCCAAAGGCAGATAGGGGAGACATCCTTGAATGAAGCAAGCTCGAGATCCCATCAAATTCTAAGACTG ACAATTGAAAGTTCTGCACGTGAATTTTTTGGAAATGACAAATTGAGCTCTCTTGCCGCGTCTGTG AATTTTATTGATCTTGCTGGAAGTGAGCGGGCATCACAAACTAATTCAGCTGGTGCAAGATTGAAAGAGGGATGCCACATAAACCGTAGTTTACTGACTCTAGGAACTGTCATCCGCAAACTCAG CAAGGGTAGAAATGGACACATCCCTTTCAGAGATTCAAAGCTAACTCGCATACTGCAGTCCTCAATAGGAGGCAATGCTAGAACAGCAATCATCTGTACCATGAGTCCTGCACGGAGCTATGTTGAACAAACTAGAAACACCCTCTTATTTGCATGTTGTGCTAAAGAAGTGGCAACTAATGCAAAAGTCAATGTAGTGATGTCTGATAAATTGTTAGTCAAGCAATTGCAAAGAGAGTTGGCTAGGCTGGAAGGTGAGTTGAGAAATTCAGGGTCAACCCTCCGTAAATCTGATTCTGCAGCATTGCTGAGGGAAAAAGACCTCCAAATTGAGATG TTAAAGAAAGAGATAATGGATCTGGCTTTCCAGCGAGACCTTGCCCACTCTCAAATTAAGGACATGCTTCAAGTGGGTGGAGACGATATGTTTTCAAGTGATTTC GAAAGTTTGGATCCTCAATATCCAAAATTACGTGTGCGAAGTTCAATGGACTTTGAAAATCAAACAACAGAACCAAACTTATTAGCTTTTGACGGCTTGGAGAGTGTTAGATCTTTTGATGCTTCTCAATATTCAGATGGACTTAGTGTTAGTTCCGAAGAGAATTATTTCCAGCTCCCTGATTTGGAAAAGAGTCTTCCCATAAGGAAATCTTTCCAAGGGCTGTCAGTTGTAAGTTATAATGATGTAACGAGTGATTCAGATAAGAATATAGTTCAAGAACAGCTAGATGATAAGGTATGCGAAAGTTGTAAGGAAGTTAGGTGCATTGAGCCAGAAGATCCAATTACAAACACACATACACACTCAAATTCAATAGATATGAGTCCAAATAAAGACATGAACTCTAATGCATCATCTCCGGGGGCAAATACAATTGTCTCAGGATTGACAAAAGTTGATAACATAGACAAAGAAAATAAAGACTTGTCTTCTTTTGAATTAAAGGAAAACAAAGAATTGAATCGCTTGGACCAAGGTTTCTTTCTTCTCTCTTCAGAGAAAATAAGTCCATTGCTGGTAGAAAAAAATGCATCTAGATCTAGAACCTTGAAATTGACTAGAAGCAGAAGTTGTAAACCAAGTCTCATGAAGGACTCATCTTCAGATTGGTTTGACCACGACGAAATAATTCAGAACACCCTCCCAATAGGGTCCCAAAAAGACTACATCGGCAGACTTGAAGACTTTCAAAAGAAGAcctatatactaaaatataatccCAATGCTGAGAGGTTATCCTGGGCTGGTTATGGGATTTGCGAGAGATGTTCTACCGCTGACATACAAAACGTTAAATCATCATTTGAGTTGGAAATTGGTGATGATAGTGATTTATCTCCAGtaagaaaggaaaagaaagaactTGGACGTTCAAATCTACTGGAAAACAACGAG GTTCCAGACACAGGAGTTAAGTCAACTGTTTCtgcaaaaaaattcaaaaatgttGGGTTCAACACATTGCAATCTGGTGAAGAAAAACATTTGGACTGGTCTTCAGAATTTAAGCAGTTGCAGAAAGAGATTATTGAACTCTGGCATTCTTGTAATGTTTCATTGGTCCACAGGACTTACTTTTTCCTTCTATTCAAAGGGGACCCGTCAGATTCTATTTATATGGAGGTAGAGCTGAGAAGGCTGTCCTATCTCAAAGAGAATCAAATTTTGGAAGATGGACGAACCCTTACCCCTGAATCAAG CAAGAGATACCTTAGAAGAGAGAGACAAATGTTGAGCAAGCAAATGCAGAGGAAGTTGTCAAAATCTGATAGAGAGAACATGTATTTGAAGTGGGGTATTCGTATGAGTTCAAAACATAGGAGGTTGCAATTGGCACATCACCTATGGTCTGAAACAGAAGATATAAACCACATTAGAGAGAGTGCCACAATTGTTGCAAAGCTTGTTGGTTCAGTAGAGCCAGATCAGGCTTTCAAGGAGATGTTTGGCCTCAACTTTGCACCAAGACGCAGAAGAAAGAAATCTTTTGGTTGGACATCCAGTATGAAGCATATTTTGTAA
- the LOC101514630 gene encoding kinesin-like protein KIN-7H isoform X4, which produces MASIHFRIRTNKQWKDIHHERYNWHKEREFVLKFSAMEIYNESVRDLLSTDSTPLRLLDDPEKGTVVEKLTEETMRDWNHFIELISFCETQRQIGETSLNEASSRSHQILRLTIESSAREFFGNDKLSSLAASVNFIDLAGSERASQTNSAGARLKEGCHINRSLLTLGTVIRKLSKGRNGHIPFRDSKLTRILQSSIGGNARTAIICTMSPARSYVEQTRNTLLFACCAKEVATNAKVNVVMSDKLLVKQLQRELARLEGELRNSGSTLRKSDSAALLREKDLQIEMLKKEIMDLAFQRDLAHSQIKDMLQVGGDDMFSSDFESLDPQYPKLRVRSSMDFENQTTEPNLLAFDGLESVRSFDASQYSDGLSVSSEENYFQLPDLEKSLPIRKSFQGLSVVSYNDVTSDSDKNIVQEQLDDKVCESCKEVRCIEPEDPITNTHTHSNSIDMSPNKDMNSNASSPGANTIVSGLTKVDNIDKENKDLSSFELKENKELNRLDQGFFLLSSEKISPLLVEKNASRSRTLKLTRSRSCKPSLMKDSSSDWFDHDEIIQNTLPIGSQKDYIGRLEDFQKKTYILKYNPNAERLSWAGYGICERCSTADIQNVKSSFELEIGDDSDLSPVRKEKKELGRSNLLENNEVPDTGVKSTVSAKKFKNVGFNTLQSGEEKHLDWSSEFKQLQKEIIELWHSCNVSLVHRTYFFLLFKGDPSDSIYMEVELRRLSYLKENQILEDGRTLTPESSKRYLRRERQMLSKQMQRKLSKSDRENMYLKWGIRMSSKHRRLQLAHHLWSETEDINHIRESATIVAKLVGSVEPDQAFKEMFGLNFAPRRRRKKSFGWTSSMKHIL; this is translated from the exons ATGGCATCAATT CATTTTCGCATACGGACAAACAAGCAGTGGAAAGACATACACCATGAGCGGTATAACTGG CACAAAGAAAGGGAATTTGTCTTAAAGTTTTCAGCAATGGAGATCTATAATGAATCTGTTAGGGACCTTCTTAGTACCGACAGTACACCTCTCAGACTTCTTGATGATCCAGAG AAAGGCACAGTTGTTGAGAAACTAACGGAGGAAACTATGCGTGACTGGAACCATTTTATAGAACTTATTTCTTTCTGTGAAA CCCAAAGGCAGATAGGGGAGACATCCTTGAATGAAGCAAGCTCGAGATCCCATCAAATTCTAAGACTG ACAATTGAAAGTTCTGCACGTGAATTTTTTGGAAATGACAAATTGAGCTCTCTTGCCGCGTCTGTG AATTTTATTGATCTTGCTGGAAGTGAGCGGGCATCACAAACTAATTCAGCTGGTGCAAGATTGAAAGAGGGATGCCACATAAACCGTAGTTTACTGACTCTAGGAACTGTCATCCGCAAACTCAG CAAGGGTAGAAATGGACACATCCCTTTCAGAGATTCAAAGCTAACTCGCATACTGCAGTCCTCAATAGGAGGCAATGCTAGAACAGCAATCATCTGTACCATGAGTCCTGCACGGAGCTATGTTGAACAAACTAGAAACACCCTCTTATTTGCATGTTGTGCTAAAGAAGTGGCAACTAATGCAAAAGTCAATGTAGTGATGTCTGATAAATTGTTAGTCAAGCAATTGCAAAGAGAGTTGGCTAGGCTGGAAGGTGAGTTGAGAAATTCAGGGTCAACCCTCCGTAAATCTGATTCTGCAGCATTGCTGAGGGAAAAAGACCTCCAAATTGAGATG TTAAAGAAAGAGATAATGGATCTGGCTTTCCAGCGAGACCTTGCCCACTCTCAAATTAAGGACATGCTTCAAGTGGGTGGAGACGATATGTTTTCAAGTGATTTC GAAAGTTTGGATCCTCAATATCCAAAATTACGTGTGCGAAGTTCAATGGACTTTGAAAATCAAACAACAGAACCAAACTTATTAGCTTTTGACGGCTTGGAGAGTGTTAGATCTTTTGATGCTTCTCAATATTCAGATGGACTTAGTGTTAGTTCCGAAGAGAATTATTTCCAGCTCCCTGATTTGGAAAAGAGTCTTCCCATAAGGAAATCTTTCCAAGGGCTGTCAGTTGTAAGTTATAATGATGTAACGAGTGATTCAGATAAGAATATAGTTCAAGAACAGCTAGATGATAAGGTATGCGAAAGTTGTAAGGAAGTTAGGTGCATTGAGCCAGAAGATCCAATTACAAACACACATACACACTCAAATTCAATAGATATGAGTCCAAATAAAGACATGAACTCTAATGCATCATCTCCGGGGGCAAATACAATTGTCTCAGGATTGACAAAAGTTGATAACATAGACAAAGAAAATAAAGACTTGTCTTCTTTTGAATTAAAGGAAAACAAAGAATTGAATCGCTTGGACCAAGGTTTCTTTCTTCTCTCTTCAGAGAAAATAAGTCCATTGCTGGTAGAAAAAAATGCATCTAGATCTAGAACCTTGAAATTGACTAGAAGCAGAAGTTGTAAACCAAGTCTCATGAAGGACTCATCTTCAGATTGGTTTGACCACGACGAAATAATTCAGAACACCCTCCCAATAGGGTCCCAAAAAGACTACATCGGCAGACTTGAAGACTTTCAAAAGAAGAcctatatactaaaatataatccCAATGCTGAGAGGTTATCCTGGGCTGGTTATGGGATTTGCGAGAGATGTTCTACCGCTGACATACAAAACGTTAAATCATCATTTGAGTTGGAAATTGGTGATGATAGTGATTTATCTCCAGtaagaaaggaaaagaaagaactTGGACGTTCAAATCTACTGGAAAACAACGAG GTTCCAGACACAGGAGTTAAGTCAACTGTTTCtgcaaaaaaattcaaaaatgttGGGTTCAACACATTGCAATCTGGTGAAGAAAAACATTTGGACTGGTCTTCAGAATTTAAGCAGTTGCAGAAAGAGATTATTGAACTCTGGCATTCTTGTAATGTTTCATTGGTCCACAGGACTTACTTTTTCCTTCTATTCAAAGGGGACCCGTCAGATTCTATTTATATGGAGGTAGAGCTGAGAAGGCTGTCCTATCTCAAAGAGAATCAAATTTTGGAAGATGGACGAACCCTTACCCCTGAATCAAG CAAGAGATACCTTAGAAGAGAGAGACAAATGTTGAGCAAGCAAATGCAGAGGAAGTTGTCAAAATCTGATAGAGAGAACATGTATTTGAAGTGGGGTATTCGTATGAGTTCAAAACATAGGAGGTTGCAATTGGCACATCACCTATGGTCTGAAACAGAAGATATAAACCACATTAGAGAGAGTGCCACAATTGTTGCAAAGCTTGTTGGTTCAGTAGAGCCAGATCAGGCTTTCAAGGAGATGTTTGGCCTCAACTTTGCACCAAGACGCAGAAGAAAGAAATCTTTTGGTTGGACATCCAGTATGAAGCATATTTTGTAA